Below is a window of bacterium DNA.
GCCCCTACACAGATTATCGTTGCGCTTGGGATTGTCGGTTAGCGGGGCAGGTGAAGACACCCGCCGCCGCGATCTTGGACATTGTTGTTCCGCCTTGACGCGGGCGGATTGCCATCCGCCCCTACACTGATTATCGTTGCGCTTGGGATTGTCGGTTAGCGGGGCAGGTGAAGACACCCGCCGCCGCGATCTTGGACATTGTTGTTCCGCCTTGACACGGGCGGATCGCCATCCGCCCCTACGCAGATTATCGTTGCGCTTGGGATTATCGGTTAGCGGGGCAGGTGAAGACACCCGCCGCCGCGATCTTGGACATTGTTGTTCCGCCTTGACGCGGGCGGATTGCCATCCGCCCCTACACAGATTATCGTTGCGCTTGGGATTGTCGGTTAGCGGGGCAGGTGAAGACACCCGCCGTCGCGATCTTGGACATTGTTGTTCCGCCTTGACGCGGGCGGATTGCCATCCGCCCCTACACTGATTACGACACCCACGGATTCAATTTATCCGGCTTGACATCAAACTCTTTCATGTGCGCAGCAAGCACTTCGGGTTTGATTTTGCCTTGCAGTGCGAGTTTGGCGAGCGCGGCTTGGACGATGTAGGGAGTGCTGACTTCGAAGAAGTTGCGGAGCGCGTCACGGCTTTCGCTTCTGCCGAAGCCGTCGGTGCCGAGCGAATGGAACTCGCCGGGAACCCAATTGCGAATCAGGTCGCTTTGAGCCTTCATGTAGTCGCTGGCGGCAATCGTAATATCGGCAGCTCCCTTCATCGCCGAGGTGATAAACGGCACCTTGGGTGTCTCGGTCGGGTTCAGCATGTTGTGGCGTTCGCAGGCGAGCGCGTCGGTGTAGAGATTCTTGTAGCTGGTGACCGAGTAAACATCGGCAGCGACGCCGTATTTTTCGGACAAGACTTTTTGCGCCTCCAACACGCCGAGCATAATCGAGCCTGAGCCGAACAGATTGACGCGCAGTTTGGCCTTCTTGTCGTCGGACTTCCTATAGAGGTAGAGCCCCTTTAGGATTCCCTCTTCGACACCCTTGGGCTGTTCGGGGTGCGCGTAGTTTTCGTTTTGAATGGTCAGGTAGTAGAAGATATCCTCCTGGTCCTGATACATCCGCTTCATACCGTCGCGAATGATAACGGCAAGCTCGTAGCCGAACGCGATGTCATAGACCATCAGGTTCGGGACGGGCAGCGTGAGAATCGGGCTGTGCCCGTCTTCGTGCTGGAGTCCTTCGCCGTTCAAGGTGGTGCGTCCGGCGGTGGCGCCCATCATGAATCCTTTGCAGCGGGAGTCACCGGCCGCCCACAGCAGGTCACCGACCCGCTGCGCCCCGAACATCGAATAGAAGGTGAAGAACGGCAGCATATTCAGGCCGTAATTGGCATAGGCCGTTCCGGCGGCAATGAAGCTCGACATGGAGCCCGCCTCGGTGATTCCCTCTTCGAGAATCTGTCCGTCTTTCGCTTCTTTATAATAGAGAAGAGAAGCTCTGTCCACGGGCTCGTAGTTTTGGCCGATGCTCGAATAAATTCCCACCTGCCGGAACAGCGCTTCCATACCAAAAGTGCGTGCTTCATCGGGAACGATAGGCACAACCAGCTTGCCCCACTTTTCATCCTTGAGGAGCTTGGCGAGAATGCGCACAAAGACCATAGTGGTGCTGAGTTCACGGTCGCCCGAAGATTCGGAGAATTCTTTCCAGAAATCACCTGCCGGAGGAGCGAACGGTTTGACATCCACAATCCGTGCGGGTACCGGCCCGCCGAGCTTCTCGCGGCGCTCTTTAATATAGACCATCTCCGGGCTGTCCTGCGGCGGCTTGTAGAACGGCGTCGCGGCGATGGCCTCATCGGAAATGGGAATTCCGAACCGTGTGCGGAAATGCCTAAGCTCGTCGTCGTTAAGCTTTTTCTGCTGGTGCGTGATGTTGCGGCCTTCTCCGGCTTCACCCAGACCGTAGCCCTTAATGGTCTTGGCCA
It encodes the following:
- the aceE gene encoding pyruvate dehydrogenase (acetyl-transferring), homodimeric type, which encodes MSISTQAEERLSLENIHESSAYNPYRGQALPEDIEIQEWIDSLDYEFQQGGPERVQALLQWLQIHAQKQGVSVPFPLTTPYVNTIPADKQPAFPGSREIERRIKSIIRWNAMAMVVRANRAEDGIGGHISTYASVATLFEIGFNHFFKGPNHADGADMIYFQGHASPGIYARAFLEGRLSIEQLRNFRHELRPEGGLSSYPHPWLMPNFWQFPTVSMGLGPITAIYQARFNRYLENRNLKPHTDSHVWAFLGDGETDEPEALGAIGLAGREKLDNLIFVVNCNLQRLDGPVRGNGKIIQELETIFRGAGWNVIKLIWGNDWDYILSEDKTGKLVKRMGEALDGDFQKYTVESGAYIREHFFGTDPDVRALVDHLSDEQLSRMRRGGHDPEKVYAAYKAAVEHKGQPTVILAKTIKGYGLGEAGEGRNITHQQKKLNDDELRHFRTRFGIPISDEAIAATPFYKPPQDSPEMVYIKERREKLGGPVPARIVDVKPFAPPAGDFWKEFSESSGDRELSTTMVFVRILAKLLKDEKWGKLVVPIVPDEARTFGMEALFRQVGIYSSIGQNYEPVDRASLLYYKEAKDGQILEEGITEAGSMSSFIAAGTAYANYGLNMLPFFTFYSMFGAQRVGDLLWAAGDSRCKGFMMGATAGRTTLNGEGLQHEDGHSPILTLPVPNLMVYDIAFGYELAVIIRDGMKRMYQDQEDIFYYLTIQNENYAHPEQPKGVEEGILKGLYLYRKSDDKKAKLRVNLFGSGSIMLGVLEAQKVLSEKYGVAADVYSVTSYKNLYTDALACERHNMLNPTETPKVPFITSAMKGAADITIAASDYMKAQSDLIRNWVPGEFHSLGTDGFGRSESRDALRNFFEVSTPYIVQAALAKLALQGKIKPEVLAAHMKEFDVKPDKLNPWVS